The region TATAAGAAGGAAGTTTAAGGCACTGGATTATTCCCCATGTACCCCAGTATCTGAAGCCACATGTCCCCAGGCAACACCCTTTGAAGACAGTGCATGCAGCCTTCGAACTCCCGTAGTGCCAGCCACCCGCCCTTCCCCATGTCACTgccaggtatttctttttccctgtgGGGTAGGCAGAGGAACCCTTGGCTTTGGCCCTGAgcccagcacagtgctgggctacagGGGGTGAATAGGGATTCAGAAAACTCTGTCCAGTATGAATCCTGGAGAAGATACTGTCGTCAAAGCCTCTGAGTTCAGCACAGGAGGAAATTTTCAAGATAGGTAACAGGAAAGTGGGGAGGTAGAAGGTAATATCTTCAGTCTTCCCATTGGAGTTTGCCAAATTTTTGGCTAATAAGACTATAGTTGTGAAGCCCTGTTCCCTTCAAGGACCTCACAGCTACCAGGCTCACAGCACAAGTCCTTCTGGAACTAGCAGCATCACCCTGCCCCCAGGCCCTGGTATGTCAGGGAATCTGCCCTTCCCCATTCCTTGTGCTCTGGGAGAAGTTAAAGGAGGCACCTGCCTGGTGATCACCAAACTTGCTCTCACCCCAGCAATCCTCCACACACATCCTGTGCTCAGTCAGCCAACATCTGGTTCCTGGCCGGGTGCAgcagctcccacctgtaatcctatcactccgggagactgaggtaggagaatgtctgaactcaggacttcaagaccagcctgagcatgagtaagaccccatttccagtacaaaaaggaaaattagtcaggtattgtagtgggtacatataatcccagctacttgggaggccgaggtgggaggatcacttgagcccagagcttggggttgctgtgagctgggatgatgtaggctgatgccactgcactctagtgtgGCAACAGTGTGtaactgtctcaaacaaacaaacaaaccaaaaaaaagatcTTGTTTGTAGCATCAGCAGAACCAGAAGCAGAGAGTGAACACCGGTGTGCCAGGGCCATACTTTGGTTTATGTGGTTTATTGTGGTTGAATATAGGGTTGCtaattttgatttcatatttaataaatacaaaatgattatgaaatatgtaaattttatttaaaaaaaaaaacagggtatCAGACACCTGTATTCTCtacacattcaaaaataaaatgtggtcctTATCTCTCAGGTCTAGCGTGTGCCTCTTCCCTGGCCCAGGGCCCTCCTGCCCAGGGCATCAGCTTTCAGGCAGCTCATCCTGAGCCACACATTTGCTCACCTTCGTCACTCACCATCTGCACCGCTAACCCTCAATATTAGACTGTACAGTTGTGCcgttttgcattttttaaatttatagaaacatCATACTCCATTTATTCTactgtttctctttttgttgcatcaagattttgttttttgatttatcCAATTTGTAGCAGGTAGCTGTAGTTTGGTAATTGTCACTACACACTGTGTTTTTAATACGATTGTACTATGATTTGTTTATCAATTTCAGCACTGGGGGAATTGATATTGatatctctttttcatttttgtccttGCTATTCCTTCCATGattgttaattttgttgttaGAATAAATTTGTACCTGGCACACATAGTCTAGTTTAGAGTATTAATTGGGAGTCTAGTTGCATACAATGAGCATTACTAGAGATTAGACCAAGCATCCTCAAATTGCGGCTCACAGAGTTTTGAGGcgctgtgaattgtatttgttcccattttgttttttacttcaaaaaaagatatgtgcagtgtggatAGAAATCTGTTCacggttgttttttttttttttttttaaactgtagtctggccctccaacggtctgagggacagtgaattgccccctgtttaaaaagtttgaggacacctggataAGACTCTAAGAGATTTCTACAAAACGTAACTCCCATATCATGACATATTCTGGGTTTCTCCACGTGTCGCCAaacctttctattttttcaatatttatctaaaggaagtaattttttatttcatggtttttatttatctgaCTGCAGGTGGGTTGGAGCACCTTTTTACATGTATTTCGGACATTTTTCCTGTGAACTCATTACTGTAGACTCTTGTACTTAGGAGAGGAGACTGTATATCTTTGTACTGTCAGTCTGCAGgctatatattctggatatttatACTTTGTTACACATTTTTTGTGTTATAATATTTTCCCCAgcatttctcttccatttttgtgtcttaaagactttcttatttttccaagtcaCGTTAAATTAATCATCATTTGCACTATTTATTatgtaagttttgtttctttatttagaaatgtctttCTAACATAAGGCTAAAATGATAGACACCTATTCacgtttttaaaattctaaatttgcCCTTCACATTGAACTAAGTTGATTCATGTAAGGTGATTTTTGAGGCTATCAGGTCAGTATTTTAGCATATTTGCTGTGATCCACTTGCAGTACCTGACTGGTCAGTCATAAGCCAGCAATCATGCATCAGGTGAGCCCGAgcctttctctgtggtttctggggTCTTCATTCTCCATCCCCGCACCAACGGACCATGGCTTAATTGATACAGCACTTGGAGACTATAGCATCTGCCACTGATATTTCAGAatacatatttgatatttttactcATAAAAGCACACTGCTCTAGCATTGCTGCTACTCACATCATATACAACATTTATATGCATAAAGAAAGCCAGCGGAGTCTTGTCATCGTCGGATGGTATTTTTCAGAGAGGTAAGAAAATCCAACCAACAGGCAAAGGATGGTGGCTGACGCCTGCAATCCCTCCCTGTGGGAAGGCAAGGCAGaaaaatcgcttgagtccaggaattctaGACAAGCCTAGGCAAACATAGTTAGACCCTCATCTCTATTGaaagtaggaaggaaggaaggaaggaaggaaagaacgaaGGCACAATTCTAACTATGACAGAAATGAATATTTGATTGCAATGTCTTCTCCaactaatatttaagaaaatagatggAACTCATGAATTCATTGTTCTGCTTATACCAGGACTGTTTTGGATACTGTgttttccctgtattttcttttttttttttggccagggctgggtttgaacccgccacctccggcatatgggaccggcgtcctactccttgagctacaggcgctgccctccctgTATTTTCTAAACTAAAGAAAGGAGATTTTCCCTTTATTATATGAAGTGAATaactcaaaatataaaagacCATGTGGCTATTCCATGAACACGTGTTTGTTCCATGGAACATAATCTTTCACTGAAAATGATGGACTTATTTTCTGATTCCCCAAAATTCTCCCTCAGAAAACTTCATCTCTcctattatatatacatataaataaatatataaatatataaataaatatataaatgtacatatattttttttattgagacagacttTACttcgttgccctctgtagagtgcttggcatcacagctcacagcaacctctggctcctgggctgaggtgattctcttgcctcagcctcccagtagctgggactacgggctcctgccacgatgcccagatatttttttttagttcggctggggccgggtttgaacctgccaccctcagctaTATGTGcatggtgccctactcaccgagccacagtcATCGCCCATCCTATTATATTCTTTTCACTGAGAAATACATGATCACTTGTATAGAATTAAATCGACTAGATGGATACCTAGGTCCTCAGGTGGAAGAAATGTACTGAGATTTGTCTCTGTACATCAGCcaaatcagtgtttctcaaaacaTTATCATTCATTACAATCCTCTGGAAGATTTGCTAAACCATGGATGCCTGTCCTTACCCGTTGAGTGTCTCATTCAGGTGGTCTTGGGAGGAGCccagattttccatttccaacaaGTTCCAGGTGATACTTATGCTGCTGGAGCTGGCGGCAAACCACCAGCCACAATCATTGATTCAATCCAGGTTGTCCTTAGCATTTTCTAACTGACTGGTTACACTGTATGTTAGCACTGCATGTGCTTTAtagcaatttttaatttacttttggttTTGATTAATATTCTTAATCAGTATCTACAAACTTTGGGAACCATGTTTTGTTCAAAATAACCTTCTTCTTGTTATGATGTAATTCCCTGAGGAATTGTACTCTATGTGACCACTGGCAAAGATGATGGAGCAGCACACTGTGAACTCACACTGTTGGAGGCAGCTTGCTTATACCTTTATTCACCTACACCTATTCACTTACCAAATATTTGTAAGTACTCACTATTTCCTGCACAGTATGTTACCTGCTGAGAATGGGGTCTGAATAGGAGATACAACCTGTATGTCTTCTGATTTACACTATTGAAAACAACCAGCTCTTCTGTGTTTATATACAGAAAGACTGTCCTCCCTCTGAGGGTCAGTTGAAGTTTCACTGTGAAATAATTTTGTCTCCTAAGGTGAAGTGATGTACAGAATTTGTTAGATTGACAGGAGTTAATATCAGGCTGATGGGAGCAGTGTGGCCAACCAGGTCTGTCCAGAATGTAGAAACTGTGTTCATTCAGGTGGAATCACACACCCAAAGATTTTCAGAACCGCAGAGAGCTCACAAAGCACGTGAGCAAGCAGAGTGCAGTGCACATTTAGGTTCCAGACCACAAGAGATGATTTCAATGTAAAGAAAATGGGACAAcagaattttgcattttatactattttattaaataacaataaaatgagatTCCATGACCGTACTAAACCTTCAAGACAATAAAGTATGGTTGATTTTCTTCAGCTGAGAAGGGCTCCCCAGCACTTGGATGTCCCAGACCTGCAGTCAGGTTCCTGCCTCATCCCTGCTCATTTGTGTCCAGTGATAACGAAAGGCCTGACAGGGAAACACAAGGAGCCGGCGCGGTACTTCCATATGACGGAACTCTTCGCAACGTTCACAAAACTCACACTTCCACTCTGCAAATCAAGATACACACAAACCCGGCCCACAGGTTTCTCTACAAACTGAGGAATCGCTGGGGAGGTTGTCCAGAGAGCGTACCAATTATCCTGCCTCACACATGCAAGAAGAAACATGTCCCCAGATACAAGCATTGTGCCAAGTCTACATATCGGGTAATCTCTAGAGACCCCTAGAGCCCAGTCCCAAGAGTCGTCCACATCCAGCTCCCAGTAATACTTCCCAGCGGTGAAGGCCTGGTCTCCCCATGAGGCAAAACAGTTAGATTTCTCAGGATTCAAAGATTGATCTTGACTGTGAGATCTAAATGTGAAGTCTCACAAATCGTCAAACAGCCTGATGTGGTGATTGCTTACTTCATAGTGGAAAGAAATCTCCACTGTGGAAAGAAGACAATAGTTCAGTCAAcatctattttacaaataaattatctCTGAGATATGAATGTCTACCTGGATGGTCAGTGGAATAAATAGGCCAAGACAACCAAGAAGGCAGTTCTGGCAGAACCGTATCAATTCACAAGCTACCcctaaaaatgaagcagaaagaagggCCTAATCACAGTGGGGAGATTCCTTCAACTTCAGAAACTGTAGAAAAGGAGGCCATGCCTACTGCTCCCTGGTTACATTTCATGGCACATGGAAATTCTGGAGCTATAATTCCACAGCAATAAACTTCCCTACATTTCCCTTCCTGCtttctggagaggggaaagaagaATCTGACACCTAGAGAAATGGCGATCACCCTGTCCGTGTTACTGTAGGCCAGCTCCTGAGCACTTAAGCTAAATATGCCTGTGAGAACGTGACTTCCTACTAGGAATTCTGTGCCTTTCACTCCTAGTTTCATGTTACACCTCACCTGCCACTCTACCTCAGGCTTAGCACACCTGCCTTACCCTTAGATGTGCCGCTGGGCTCTAGGTCCTGCCTCCTTAGCCACtgactttctttctgtttataaaatatgGCCTGcatttacttcatttattcatgcattttTATGATAATTTCAGTTGAAATTCGAATTATATGAAGtccaatgtttcaaaattttacaggaaatatattttaaaatgaaacgtCAGCATCACTAATTGCATTTAATAAGAACTCAGAGGTACTGAACACATTCACAGTTCTGCATGACTCCTTGCACTGACAGGCTCCCTAAGAATAATTCCAATTCTAACGGAGACTTTTtgcttgatatttttttctcattctagttTTGCACCAGCTGTCTTTTACTGTAGTGCAATAAACACATGTCTATCCTGTTCACGGCAATACTTTCTCTTCTAAAGGAAAGACCACTGAAGAAGGAAACACTGGCTATAGGAAACATGATCAGGGTGGACTTGGGCATTCCCAGTCACACCGCAGGCTGACACTCACCCCGGTAGCAGCTGTATCTGTCCATCAGTCCAGTGATGGCTCTAACGCTGAGCTCTGGACACACAGGCTGGGGCATGTGCAGCTGCACAGACTCACTCCTGGAAGAAGAAGGATTCAGATGATACTTTGACTCCCAAACACTTCATCATGATGCTTAAGAGAGACATAAGTATACAACAGAAAAGACTTTCTCAAAGACTGCTTCCGAATCATGCTTATCTCCACAGACTCCTTACAGGATTCTACCATTCATGGGGTACCTTTCTCACTTTTCTCTTTGCCTAAATACTTTTACCTCATGACTCTCAGAGACACTTGCTTTTAACTACAATCCTGGAGAAATCTAGGCCACACACCTGAAGATTTCTCTGAGTTTGATGCCTTCTGGCC is a window of Nycticebus coucang isolate mNycCou1 chromosome 18, mNycCou1.pri, whole genome shotgun sequence DNA encoding:
- the LOC128570847 gene encoding tripartite motif-containing protein 43-like, translating into MHEELMGMCHKPDEELLQDLRDLLMRSESVQLHMPQPVCPELSVRAITGLMDRYSCYRVEISFHYEVSNHHIRLFDDL